The genomic window GTAGTTGTTCCTCCCGTGTTTGAGGCTAATACGAGGGCTATCACGTAGGGGACGGGAGGTAAATCCAGAACCTTGGCAATCCTTATTATTATCGGTGTCATGAATAGAACCGTGGTGACGTTGTCTAAAAAGGCAGAAAAGACCGCCGTCAGAATGGTGAAGGTCAGGAGTATCTTGAAGGGGTTAGTCCCCGTTACCTTGAGAGCCTTTATTGCAAGGAGGTTAAAGAAACCGCTGTGGGCGAGGACCGTGACTATGTTCATCATACCGAAGAGGAGGAAAATGGTGTTGTAGTCTATAGAAGACCAGGCGTCGTGGGGAGAAATCACACCGAGAACCATTATCACTGAAGCTCCGAGGAGAGCGGCAACGGTCCTGTGGAAATACTTCTCCAAGACTATCATCACGTAAACGAGGATGAATATCCCGAGAGCTAGCTTCTGAAGACCAGTCTGAGAAATGTGTATGTGAAGAGCCTGAAGTAATCCCCCTATCTCGTGGGCTTCTATCATGGCTTTCCTCCACTAAGTTTGTATTAAGATTATATCGGAGGGTTTCGTAATGGGTATAACGGTTATAGGAAGAGAGAAGGAAGAGATAACGCATCTGACCGCTTACGCAAGGGATAACATAAGGGACATTAAGAGCTTCCTCATAATTTACTTAGTTCCTTCCGAAAGGGATGAGGAAAAGGCAAAGAGCGAGGTAGAAGAGGAGGTGAAGAAGATAAGCGGAGATACTCCTTATGAGATAAAGACCTTCACCGGAAGTCCGGATATGGCCATAGAGACCTTCCTCGCAAGGAGGGAGGACATAAGGATGGTGTTTCTGCACGTGAGAAGAAGGGATATAAGGGAGATCCTTGAAGACGACGAGTATACGGTTATATTAAGGAAATTGCAGAAGGGAGTTGTAAAGACCCCTGTAGTCTTTGTTCCCCACCGATGAGGGTTGAAGAATTTGATTACGAGCTTCCCGAGGAGCTAATAGCAAAGTATCCGGCGGTTCCGCGCCACTCGGCACGCCTTATGGTTCTTGACAGAAGAACCCAGGAGATTAAACACGATACCTTCTGGAACCTGCCCGACTACCTTGAGAGAGGAGACCTTTTGGTTTTTAACAACACCAAAGTTCTTCCGGCAAGGTTATACGGGAGAAAGTCAACAGGCGGCAAGGTGGAGGTCGTTCTGACGGACTATATAAAACCCGATATGTGGAGAGCCCTGATAGGTGGAAAGAAGATAAAACCCGGTCTTGTCATAGATATAGCCCCAGACTTCAAAGTAGAAGTCCTTGAGCACATAGAGGAAAGCAAGTTTCTTATCAGGCTGGTGGGGGATAACCCCTTAAAGCTCCTTGATAGATACGGGTACATACCAATACCACCTTATTTGGGTAGGGAAGAAGAGAGCATAGACAGGGAGTATTACCAGACCGTATTCGCAAAAGAGGAGGGAGCCGTTGCAGCCCCTACAGCTTCGCTGCATTTTTCGGAAGAGTTGCTCGGTAAACTTGAGGACAGGGGTATAGAAAAGACCTTTGTAACCCTGCACGTTTCCTACGGGACCTTTAAACCGGTTAAAGTAAATGAGGTTGAAAAACACCACGTTGAGCCGGAGTACGTGAAAGTGGACGAAGAAGCCGTTGAAAAGATAGTGAAAGCCAAGAGGAGGGGAAGTAGAGTTATAGCTGTTGGAACTACAGTGGTGAGAGCTTTAGAGACCAGCCCCTTTAAATCCTACGAGGGCTGGACGGAACTCTATATCTATCCCGGCTTTGGGTTCAAGGTCGTGGACGCTCTCATAACCAACTTTCACCTTCCGAGGTCCTCTCTCCTCTTCCTCGTCTGCGCCTTCGGAGGTAAGGATTTCGTTTTAAGAGCGTACCGCGAAGCGGTCTCTAAGAGATACAGATTTTACAGCTACGGGGACGGGATGCTTATACTTTGATAAAATATCTTCCCATGGCAGAGAAGATTGATATAAACAGGATAACGAGGGACATATTCATTGAGCACAAAGGAGAACCGTACAGGGTTCTGGATTACGAACACGTGAAGCCGGGAAAGGGTCAGGCTTTTGTAAGGGTCAGGGCAAAGAACATGCTCACGGGTAACGTGATAGAGATCACCTACAAATCCTCCGATACCATACCCCTCGCAGACTTTGAACAGTTTTTTGCCGAGTACTCCTACTCCGACGGAGAGAACTACTACTTTATGAACACACAGACCTATGAGATGGTGGCTATTCCAAAGGAAAAGATAGAGGAAGAAGCTAAGTTTTTGAAAGAGGGCATGCAGGTGGTCGTTTTCTTCTATCAGGGACAGCCGGTGGGTATAGAGCTCCCCAAGCACGTGGAGCTGAAGGTTGTTGAAACCGAACCTGCCTTCAAAGGTGACACGGCGGCAGGAGGAACGAAGCCTGCAAAGCTGGAAACGGGAGCTGTTGTCCAGGTTCCTTTCTTCGTTGCTGAGGGTGATTTAGTGAAGGTAGATACAAGAACAGGAACGTACATAGAAAGGGTGAAATGATGGACAGGGACTTTATAAGAGAACTTATAGAGCTCGTCAAGAACTCAAACATAAGGACCTTAAAGATTGAAAATCAGGAAGGAAAAATCGTAATAGAAACCCATCGGGGCGAGGATGTACAGCCGAAGGTAGAGAAGAAGCCAAGGCTTACCGATGAATACAGACACCAGGAACTTCTACCTCCTTCTGAAGACATAAGCGAGGAGGAGAAGAAGTACCACGTTATAAAGAGCCCTCTTGTTGGAACCTTCTACAGGTCTCCCGCTCCAGGGGCACCTCCCTTTATTGAAGTTGGAGACATAGTCTCTCCGGGTCAGGTTCTCTGCATCATAGAGGCTCTAAAGGTAATGAACGAGATAGAGAGCGATGTGAGGGGAAGGGTGGAAAAGATTTTGGTGGAGAACGGGGAGACCGTTGAGTACGGTCAGCCCCTATTTTTGATAGATACGGAGATTTAAGGGTTGTTTATACTCGCTGTCACATACTCCATCCCATCTATTGCGGTTCCGTCAAAGTAAAGGTTTAAGAGGTCTACGGTAGTCTTGTTGGAGGTGTATGCCACGAGGTCTCCCTTGCCTGCAGAGGAAGGATTGTCCGGGTACCAGTTATCGTCCCAGCCTGTAAGGGAACTTAAGTTGGGGAACGTGTAAGTGTAAGATGAGTTGTTCCCCAACCAGCCTATTGTCCAGTGTATGTACCAGTAATAGCTCCCTCCGAACATATACTCATTAAGCTTGTAAACCTGAGTCTGGTGCCCATTAAGCCCACTTGAGTAAGCGTTCCAACTTACCTGTATCCTCTCGGTGGAAAGGTTAGCGTCAACCACGGTAAAGGTGGCACCCTGTGTCATGTGGGGTGGAAAACCCTGACAGTTATAGTTACTTGGCTGGTCGTGAAACTCTTGAAAGCTTGTGGTAGCGCTGCCAGATGTGGCTGTTGATGCGTAGTTCCAGAAATCACCGTTTTGGAATAAGGAGCTCGGGATTAAAGGTTGATATGAACTACCTCCTATGTTGTAGATAGTAGTTCCACCGGCACTTAGGAAGCTTACACGGTGGCTATTTGTATTCGTATTACCACAGCTCCAGGTGTAAGATGTTGAATCAGCTGTGGGAGCATTTGTAAAGTCTACGTTGTGAACGGTGTTTGTAGTAACAGATACGTTTCTATCTATTACAACGTGAGAGTTTAGTATGTCCAGATTACCATCGTTTGAATTACCATCTTCAAGTATTGTTATGATATCATGGGTTCCCGGGGGGACACCAGGCGTGTTAAAAGCATAACTCCCAGACTGGGTAGTCTGCCAATACTGTGTGCTCCAATACACAAACTTATCTACACCAACATATTGTGGATTAAAAGACCCCGATAACGTGTACGTTGGCGTTCCACAATCAACGTATAATCTATTCCTCTCCGAAATCAGACCATGGAAAAGGTTGCCATTCATGTTTGAAGTGCAGAAAACGACAGCTCCGTATTTTCCTGACGCATCCGTAACGTTAAATTGGTAAGTATATTTGTATCCAGATATCGTCGGAGAAGCAGTCTGCCAAGCTCCAGCGCCGTCCTGATAGGCAAAGAAGACCTGACTTCCTCCATTATTGGCTACCTCAACGGTAACCACTCCGGCAGGTGAGTTGCCTCCACCTCCTCCACATCCTGATATAAAAGCTACTGCTAAAGCTGTTGGAATTAGAAAAATTTTTTTCATACATTTACCCTCCTGCATATATGTTAAGTTTCTTTACACTCTTTTATATGGTATTTTTCACAAAAGGATTAACTCACAGTATGTCTTATAAAGAGGATACTTCCGACGACCATTATAAAACCTAAGAAAGATAAAAGGGAAAGTCTTGAAGGTTTTAAGCCTTTAACCAGATTTAAGTGAATAACAATAGCGTAATAAATCCACATCATCAGGGTCAGAATCAGTTTGGGGTCGTTTATCCAGTGTTTACCGAGGTAGTTTTTTGCCCATATACTTCCGAAAATAAGCGTTAAAGTTAAAAAGATAAAACCGAGGTTTAATAAAACCCTTTCCATCTTTCTCAAAAGATTGACTGGAACCATGAATCCTTCTATGTGTTTGGCTTTGAGCTTTCTCTCAACTATGAACTTTACGCCCGAAGATATACCTGCGAGTATAAGGGAGGCGTAAGCTACTCCAGCGGAGAGTATGTGATAGACATAAAAGGGGTTCTTGTAGCCGACCTTCTGAGCCGGTAGTCCTACGAGGGTCGTGAGAAAGCCTATGAAAGCAACTATGAGCCCGAAGTCCGCCACGTTCTTTCTGAGTACAAGGTCAAGGGCTATAAAAATCAGCGTGAGTAAATTCCCCATCAGCGAGACCATACCGTAAACGTCCCCCACCGGAAAGCGTCCCGTAGAGTGGTAAACCCCGAAGAAGTGCAATATATAGAGTATTAGGGCAAGCAGCAGACCAAAGGTAGGAAGGTTCTTTAGATTTACACCGAAGAAGGTCCTCAGAAGGAAAAGGACACCGCTCAGGAGGTATATAATGACCGACAGGAGCAGTAAAAGCATAGGTTTATTTTATATGAGAAGGGATACCGGCTCTCCTGCTCGTTAAAAAGAGAAAGAAGAGTGTGAGCATTATGCTGAGGAGACTTATGTAGGAGGCTATTTTGAGTGCATCCTGAACGGCGTAGATACCGGCAAGGGTGTTCTGAAGTCTCGCCAGCATGAGTTTGAACTTGAGGGAGAAATCAGCGATGTCCTGACCGGAAAGGAAGGCTCTCAGGGCGTTTATTTCATCGTAATGAAAAGCTCTTCCGGTCTCAAACTGGTAGGTTGCTATTGATGTGGCAAAGGAAGCTCCCATGAGTCTTGCGTAGTTATAGACTGCAGAGCCGATGGGAATCTGAAGGGGCTTTAAGCTCTTAAAGGCAAGGGCTGTGAGGGGAGAAAAGAAGAAGCCCATGGCAAAACCGAGGAGACATAGGTAAAGGAATATCTTGGCTTTCGGTGTTTCGTAATCAAGGTGGGAGAGGAAGAAGAAGAGGGCTATAAATAGTGTGCTCTGGGATACGAGAAGGAGGAGCTTTGGTTCCATCCTGTCGCTCAGCCTTCCACCTACGAGGGCAAAGAGGGCTAAAAAGAAGGCAAAACCCACAAACTGCAAGCCCGTCTGAAAGGTGGGTACGTCCCTGAGCCTCTCAAAGTATATGGGTATTAGGTATATAGTCTGGAAGAACACAAACCCGTAAACCAGCACAAAGGTTATAAAGGCATACAGGTAGTTGGGTTCTTTGAAGATGCTGTAATCAATAAGCTTTCTTTCGCTGATAAGCTCGGACACCATGAAAAGAAGAAAGGTAAGCAGGGCTATATAAAAAACGTAAAAAGTCTTGTCCGAATAAAACCAACCCCAGCTCTCGCCCTTTGAGAGAAAGACTATGAAGCTTACGGAGGAAACCGAGAGGAGCGTGTAACTGAGCAAGTTAAAGGGAACGGGTTTCCTTTCCCCTATATCGGGAAGGAAGAAGTATGCAACGGGTATCAGCAGCACTATGACGGGCAGGTTCATGTAGAATATCCACCTCCAGGAGAAGTACTCTACGAAGTAACCCCTACGGCGGGTCCAAGACCGGGTGCAAAAGCTACAGCCATGGCGTAAAAGCCCATAGCCGTTCCCCTACTCTCAGGGGGGAAGAGGCTGAAGAGTATGGATTGGGAGGAGGGTATCAGGAGACCTTCCCTATTCCCTGCAAAAAGCGGGAGGCTATCATGAACTCCAGACTTCCCGCCTGACCGGAAAGAGCGCTGCCAAGTCCGAACAGAGAGAGTCCGAGGACGTAGGTGTTCTTGAGTCCTATCCTTGAGCTGAGAGCACTGAAGGCGAGTATTGTTATGGCGGTTGCGGTTATGTAACTTATAGCGACCCATTCTATACCGTATATATCCGTCTGGAGAGGAGCTATCATCTTGGGTATGGCTACGTTGGTGCTGGTTATCCCCAGGACGGCAAGAAAGGTTCCGAGAACTATCAGGAATGTATAGAACCAGACCATTCCTCAGCTGAGTTCTAACATCCTCTCTATCGGTCTCCTCGCTCTCTCTATAATATCCTCAGGGAGCTCCACCTCGTTTATCTCGTTCTTTATGGTCTCATAGACCTTTGGCAGGGTTATCCCCTTCATTGTGCAGCAGTAGACGGTTCCGCAGTAGTTCATTGACTCGGGGAATATGTACTCCTTGTTGGGGTTCTTCTTCATGAGGGTGTACTTGAGACCCACCTCTGTAATGACTATGACCCTCTTTGCGTCCACGCTCGTTGCGTACTTGATTATCTGGGAGGTAGAACCCACGAAGTCGGCGAGCTCTATGACCTTGGGATGGCACTCAGGGTGAACGGCAACCTTGGCGTCGGGATACTTCTCTTTCAGCTTCATGACCTCCCTCGCGGTGAACTCAAAGTGGGGAGGGCAGAAACCCTTCCATATTATGAACTCCTTTTCGGGAACCTGCTTCGCTACCCACTGACCGAGAGCCTGGTCGGGTAGAAAGACTATCTTCTTAGCTTCCAGCTTCTTTATTATCTTCGGGGCGTTGGCGGAGGTCACACATATATCTACCTCAGCCTTCACGTCGGCGGTGGTGTTTATGTAAGCCACGAACTCCGCATCGGGATGTTCTTCCCTTAACTTCCTAACCTGCTCGGCGGTTACCATGTCCGCCATGGGACAGCCGGATTCGGGGTTAGGGTGGAGAACCTTCTTCTGGGGGCTGAGAATCTTCGCGGTCTCGCACATGAACCTGACACCGCAGAAGACTATTATGTCCGCATCGGTATTCGCAGCCTTACGGGAGAGTTCTAAGGAATCTCCCACGAAGTCCGCTATATCCTGAACCTCCGGTCTCTGGTAGTAGTGGGCTAAGATTATTGCGTTCTTCTCCTGGGCTAACCTCCTCACCTCCTTCTGGAGCTCCTTTATCTCCTCGGCTGTGAGTTCCCTTTCCTGTATCTCAAATCCTACATTCATATCCTTCCTCCTGTGTTGGTAAATTTATAATTTAACGCCTGTGATATGAGGTTCAAGCCATGGGAAGAGTAGTGCTCGCTTCAGCCTCACCGAGGAGGAGGGAGATACTTTCCCTGTTGGGAATAGAGTTTGAAGTCGTCCCTTCCGGGATAGAGGAGCATACCCATGGGGACCCCATAACGACGGCGAGGAGGCTGTCCTACGAAAAGGCTCTGGACGTCTGGAAGAGTAATAAGGACGCTCTCGTGATAGGGGCGGATACCCTTGTCTTCGTTGGCAAGGAGATAATAGGAAAACCAAGGGACGAGGAGGAAGCCTTTCAGACCCTCTCTTTCCTTTCGGGGAGGTGGCACAGGGTGGTGACGGCGGTCTCCTTTGTCTCTAAAGGTTTCAGAAAAACGGTCCACGACGTTGCGAGGGTTAAGTTCAGAAAGCTGTCCGGGGAGGAGATAAGGTTTTACATATCCACCGGTGAGCCGATGGACAAGGCTGGAGCTTATGGGGTTCAGGGCTTTGGAGCCACAATAGTTGAGAGGATAGAGGGGAACTTTTACACGGTCATGGGTCTTCCCATCCACAAGGTCTATGAGGTTTTGAGGAAACTCACCATGTCATAGAAAAGCCTTATTTTTTACCTGAGATGGAAGAAGAGAAAGACCTGGGGAATGCGTGGGAGTACAGAGGATGCATAATCCCGAAAGAGCTTTACTACTATATAGACCTACAGGTCTGGGTAAAGGTGAATGAGGACGGCACCGTATCTTTGGGAATTACAGAGGTTGGACAGACCAGAGCCGGGAAAATACTCCACATCCGGGTTAAACCTGAAGGTAAGGAGGTCAGTAAGGGAAAACCCGTTGCTACCCTGGAGAGCGGAAAGTGGGCTGGACCTATCCCTGCTTTGGTTGAAGGCAAGATAGTAGATGTGAACGAGAAGGTTCTTGATTCTCCCGAAATTTTAAATTTGGACCCTTACGGAGAGTGGATAGTGAAGCTAAAACCTTTGAGTGAGGAAACCCTTAAGAGAGACTTAAGCGAGCTGGTGAGCGGCGAAAAAGCGTATGAGGAGATGAAAAACTACATAGGAGAGTGGGATATCATATGTATGAAGTGTGTAGAGGAGGAGCTTTACAAGAGAAAACCTGAGAAGTCACTTAGACCTCAAGACAGGCACGTAATACTCTTAACAGCAACGTGGTGTTCGGCAAGTCAAGAAGCGGACGCCATGTGGAGGAGGTTTAAGGAAGAACTTGGGTTTAAGTATGAAGCCTTAGATGTTGAAACGCCAGAGGGAAGATTTTGGGTCACGAAATTCCTAATAAAGAGTGTCCCTACCACTATCGTTGATAGAAACATCGCTTTTGTGGGCGTTCCGAAAGAAGAAGAGATAAGAGAGCTCATAACCTAAGGAGGATGTGGGTTGATTAAAGTCAAAAGAATCTATGAAAAACCGTCAGAAGAAGACGGACTCCGCATATTGGTAGACAGGCTGTGGCCAAGAGGGATAAAAAGAGAAGACGCAAGGGTTGACCTCTGGTTAAAGGAAATAGCACCCTCAGATGAGCTAAGGAGATGGTTTTCCCACAGGAGCGAGAGATGGGAAGGATTTAAAAGAAAGTACAAAGAGGAACTAAAGGGGAAAAAGGAATTAATAGAGCGGATAAAAGAGCTTGAAAGCAAGCATGGAACCGTAACGCTCCTGTTCTCAGCCAGGGATACTGAACACAATAACGCCGTTGTTTTAATGGAGGTGATAGAGGAAGGGAGCTGGTGAACCCTCAATTTCACCGCAGGAGTGTTTCAAAGAGCATCTCATTTCCCTCAACGGAAACCTTTATCCTGTCGGGTAGTCCATCGTACGTATTAAACTCCCTGTCCCTCTCATAGACCCTTATACTGAAGTCGTGGAAGGTGGCAACCCTCTGAAGCTTATCCTCCTCTATCTCGTCTATCGCTCCGTAAGGATAAGGGAACTCGTAGTAGTAGAGCCTCCCGTCTTTGAATATGTAAGCGCACTTGACCACCCCCCGATAGATGGTTCCTCCGCTCGTTATCATATAGAGGTTGTTGTTCTCTACCCTTATCCTCTTAGCTCCAGTTATCTTCCTCTGTATGTCCCAGAAGAGGGAAGCCTTAAGCTTCAGCCTTTCCGATTCCTCCGTTATACCAAGGCTTGAGTCTATGCCCCTTGAGAAGACCAGGAGGAGGGCGGAGAAGGTCAGTCCGAGGAGGGTGAGGACTACGAGAACCTCTATTAGGGTGAAAGCTCTAACCTTCATCTCTCAGGAGTTCCTCCACCTTTTCCTCCGGCATGGGTCTGGCAAGGTAAAAGCCCTGTGCGTAGGTGCATCCCATTTCCTTTAGTATCCTGAGCTGTTCTTCGGTCTCAACCCCCTCGGCTAAACTCTCCATCCCTATCCTGCCTGCGAACTCAACTATAACCTCCACAAGCGCCCTGTCCCTCTCACTCTCCATCATCCCCCGTATAAAGCCCATGTCTATCTTGACTATGTCCACGGGTAGTTCCTTCAGATAGGCGAGGGATGAGTATCCCGTCCCGAAGTCATCAACGGCGACCTTTGCGAACTCTCTTATCCTGCTTAGAATCCTCTTCGTCCTTTCAACATCTTCAACGAGAAGCCTCTCCGTTATCTCCACAACGAGCTTGCCGGGGAAGTCTTCAGCAAGACCGAAAAGCTTATCCATGAACTCATCGTTCCTGAAACTCCTCGCCGACACGTTCAGGGAGATGGGAACTCTGAACTTCTCAAGGAGTCTCCGAAGCTCTTCCAGGGAGGAGTTCTCAAAATCTCTCAGGAACCTGCTGTTTTCAAGGTAGTCTATGAACTCGGAGGGATAGTGAAGGGTTCCGTCCCTCTCCCTTATCCTTAGGAGGGCTTCCAGACCCGCCACCCCCATGTCCTTGAGCCTGAAGTAGGGCTGAAACTCAAAGACAAAGAGTCTTTCCCTTACGGCTTTTTCTAAAAGGCTCTCCGCCCTCACGAAACCTTCAGCTTTCCTCTCCATCTCCTCATCGTAAAACCTCACCTCGTTCTCTCCTTCCGATTTAGCCGCATGAAGAGCCACAGAAGCCTTCTCGTAAAGTTCGTGGAAGGTTCTACCGTCCGAGGGGAAGATGCTGACCCCCGCGTTCATGCCGAGGGTTAACCTCATGTTTTCAATTTCAACGGGCTGAGCGAGAACCTCCTTTAACTTCTCCGCAACTATGAGAGCGTCTTCCCTCTTTCTCATAGGGTATATAAAGAGGGCGAACTCATCCCCTCCTACCTTCGCGACAAGGTCGTAGTCCCTGAAGGTGTTTCTTAACCTGTTTGCCACTTCCTTCAGAACGGCGTCCCCTACCCTGAAGCCGTAGTTCTTGTTTATGAAAGCCATGTTGTAAAGGTCAAGGACTATGAGGGCTCCCGCTTTCTCTCCCTTCTTAAGGGTTTCGGAAACCTTCAGGGCGAGGTTGCTCAGGTTGAGCAGTCCCGTGAGGGCATCGTAAAACTTGAGCTTCTCAATCTCTTCCGACATCTCCAGCTCGCGGGTTATGTCCCTTCCGACGGAAACGAACCTTTTCTCACCTCCCGGCAGTTCCACGGGGGCGATGGTCTGTTCAATATGGAACAGCTCCCCGTCCTTCTTCCTGTTTACGAAGACCGCATGAAAGCTCTTTCCCGAGAGTATGGTCTCCCAGAGCTTCTTGTAGAAAGCCTCATCGTGTAAGCCCGACTTGAAAACCCTCGGATTTTTACCTATCAGCTCCTCCCTCTCGTACCCGCTTATCCTGCATACGGCGTCGTTCACATAGAGAATATTTCCGTTCCTGTCGGTAACGAGAACCCAGTCGTTGGTCAGCTCAAGAGCTTTAGAAATTATAAGAGCATTCCTGAACTCCCTCATCCTGCTGAGACCGAACTCAATATCTCCTTTCAGCTCCTCCAGAACTTCCCTGTTCTCCTCCTCAAAGAAGTAAGGTTCGGAAGCGTAGAGGTTCAGAACGTAAACCGTCTCACCCTCAACCTGAATGGGTACGGCACAGGAGGAGAGGTAGCCGCGCTTTAGCATCTCCTCCCTCCAGGGTCCCATCGCCGGGTTGCTCTTCGTGTCGGGGTTTATAACTATCCTCCCTTCCCTGAGGGCTGTTCCCGTGGGTCCTCTTCCCTCCGGCACTTCCGGGTTTACGGATATTCTGACCTTCTCAAGGTATCCCTCTTCGTGCCCGCACCTGACCACAGGTCTCACCCACCCATTTTCATCGGGCTTCCCCACCCAGACGAACCTCAGCCCCATCTTCTCGGTCAGGGCTCTGCATATCCTCTCAAAAAGCTCCTCCTCTAAAAGGGATTGGGTTATGGCTTGATTTACCTCTCTGATGAGCTTATAAAGTCCTTCAAGTCTCTTCCTCTTGGTTATGTCTATAACCACCACAAAGCCCGCATACTTCCCCTCGTAGAGTATGGTGCTGGAGAAGACGGAGGTCCAGACCTCTGAGCCGTCCTTCTTCCTGAACTTCAGTTCCCTATGAGTAAAGGTAAACTTCTCACCCGAAAGCCTCTTCCTTATGACCTCCCGTATTCTCTCCCTCTCCTCCTCCGCGACAACTATCTCCGCCGGCTTTCCTAAGAGCTCCTCTCTCTCATAGCCCAGAAGCTCACAGAGGTAGTTGTTCACATAAACAATCCCTTCCTGATATATGAGGATTCCCACCGCCGGGGCGTTCAGGACAGCCATCGCTATATCGTACTCCTCCCATCTTTTGAGAAGCTTCTCAAAGCGTTTCTCAAGCTCAAAAACCTTTTTAATATCCTCCTCGCCGGCGGGAACCACCTTCGGTAGTCTCAGAAGCTTATCCCTGATATCCACGACCCTTTCCCCTTTAACCATAAAGAGGTGGGAGGTTCCTAAGTTAATCCTTTCAATAACCTTCAGCTCTCTTCCTTTCCAGCTCTCAAGGTTCTCCTCATAGACTATCCCGTAATCGGCAACTCCGCTATCTACGAGCTGAAGGGTCTCCTCATGGCTCTCCGTATAGAGAACTCTGATTTTACCGAGGTCTATCCTTTCAAAGGCAAGGAGTCCGTACTTTACCGCTTTAAGGTCGGCGAGGGCTACCGTGTACTCCTCCTTTGGAGGTTCTTTTCCCACGAGGAGGAGCGAATCCTCCTGTTCCCTTATCTTCGCAGCGGGCATGTAGCCCTTCTTATACAGCTCTGCGGCAATACTCGGGCTTGCGTAGTATATGTCAAAGCTTTCCTCAAGCCTCTCCCTCTCCTCCCGGAAGGAGCTAAAGGTTATAAGCTTGACCTCTGATTCTGCTAACTTGCCGAGCTCACGGGTAAACTTT from Hydrogenivirga caldilitoris includes these protein-coding regions:
- a CDS encoding EAL domain-containing protein, which translates into the protein MLEFAVCPHDTYKGVAKWIKFTRELGKLAESEVKLITFSSFREERERLEESFDIYYASPSIAAELYKKGYMPAAKIREQEDSLLLVGKEPPKEEYTVALADLKAVKYGLLAFERIDLGKIRVLYTESHEETLQLVDSGVADYGIVYEENLESWKGRELKVIERINLGTSHLFMVKGERVVDIRDKLLRLPKVVPAGEEDIKKVFELEKRFEKLLKRWEEYDIAMAVLNAPAVGILIYQEGIVYVNNYLCELLGYEREELLGKPAEIVVAEEERERIREVIRKRLSGEKFTFTHRELKFRKKDGSEVWTSVFSSTILYEGKYAGFVVVIDITKRKRLEGLYKLIREVNQAITQSLLEEELFERICRALTEKMGLRFVWVGKPDENGWVRPVVRCGHEEGYLEKVRISVNPEVPEGRGPTGTALREGRIVINPDTKSNPAMGPWREEMLKRGYLSSCAVPIQVEGETVYVLNLYASEPYFFEEENREVLEELKGDIEFGLSRMREFRNALIISKALELTNDWVLVTDRNGNILYVNDAVCRISGYEREELIGKNPRVFKSGLHDEAFYKKLWETILSGKSFHAVFVNRKKDGELFHIEQTIAPVELPGGEKRFVSVGRDITRELEMSEEIEKLKFYDALTGLLNLSNLALKVSETLKKGEKAGALIVLDLYNMAFINKNYGFRVGDAVLKEVANRLRNTFRDYDLVAKVGGDEFALFIYPMRKREDALIVAEKLKEVLAQPVEIENMRLTLGMNAGVSIFPSDGRTFHELYEKASVALHAAKSEGENEVRFYDEEMERKAEGFVRAESLLEKAVRERLFVFEFQPYFRLKDMGVAGLEALLRIRERDGTLHYPSEFIDYLENSRFLRDFENSSLEELRRLLEKFRVPISLNVSARSFRNDEFMDKLFGLAEDFPGKLVVEITERLLVEDVERTKRILSRIREFAKVAVDDFGTGYSSLAYLKELPVDIVKIDMGFIRGMMESERDRALVEVIVEFAGRIGMESLAEGVETEEQLRILKEMGCTYAQGFYLARPMPEEKVEELLRDEG